The genomic segment GGTAAAAAAAAATGCCTTATTTTTTTATCAAGCTGGCATTATAATAAGATATATAAAGATTACTCTCTCCACCCCCTGCTTGCTGGGGTAAGGAATGGAAAAAAAACCCAAAAAAGAATCCTTGTTGCCAGTTCAAAATATCCTGAAATTGAATCTGTCCAAAATGGCCCCATAGCTTCTTCAAGTAATATTCCCTTTACCAGAAGTATTCTCAGGGATATATTCAAAGAAAAGGATGCAGCAGAAACTGCCAGGATATTGACAGTTCCAAAAGATATTGATGCAATGATGTCAGTCGGGTTTGAAATGTCCAAATCAGCCCTGATTACTGAAAATACTTTAAACAGCCTTAAAGGCACTGATCCTGTATTATTTAAGAAAATAACTCCCCTTGCATCAGGCAGGGAGTCGCTTCTTCTTATTGTTGCCGCACCTGAAGACTTTTTAGCAGAATCAGAACAAATAGTTCAAATGCTAATTAATATGCCAAAAAATACAGGCGGGCTTGATCTTATAAAAATGCTTGATTTAGACGGATGGGAAAAAATAGAACCATCAGATATTTTGAAACTGGAGGGTTAAGTGAAAAAGATAAATTTTAAATACATCCTTTTTTTTGCATGTTTATTTTTAGCAGTTATTGAGCCTCTATATGCAGGACAGCCAAAGATTTTAATATTAAATTCAAACAGTGAGATAGAAAAATATAAAATAGTTCAGGAAGAGTTTAAAAAAACAATATCTAATCCATTCAGGGATGTTGATCTTGGGGATATAGACAGGCAGTATAATATGCTCAGTGAATTAAAGGAGTATAAGGCTGACATTATATACTGCATAGGGGCAAAAGCCTGTTCTTTTGCAAATAAACACTTTGATTCGCCCCTTGTTTTTTCATCAATAATTAACTGGCAGCGCATGTCCCTGCCTTCAGCAGCATATGGCGTATCAAATGAACTTAACGCCAGGATGCCTATTTTCATGTTTCGCTCTATTTTCCCGAAAATAAAAAAAATCGGTATTCTTTACAGTAAAGAATATACTCTCCAATGGTTTAATGAAACCAGGGCACAGGCAAATGAATTAGAGATTAATATTCTTGGCATGGCAGTTTCCAAAAACAGGGCTGTTCGCGGATTAAATGAAATAATCAACGATATTGATGCATTATGGCTGATTCCAGATCCCCTGGTAATTTCCGAGAAAAAATATTTATATGAAATACTGGATCAATGTGATAAAAAAAAGATTCCAGTATTTTCATATCACAATGCTTTTGTTAATTTAGGGGCTGTAATGAGTGTTTCTGTTGATGATCCTACAATCGGCAGACAGGCAGCCGGTATTGTTACAGAATTGATTGCAGGAGAAACACCTTCTGATAAAGTGCAGTTTCCTGCCGGTTCAAATATTTCCCTGAATTTAAAAAAAGTTAAAGAATATAATCTTGAATATAATCGTGATGCTCTGGGGCTGGTTAATAATATATTAAAATAAACTTGTGATTAACATGAAAGGTTTTGTTTGATGAAAAACAGCAGCGGGCAGACAAATCAAACTTCTGTCAAATGGGGTATAAAATGGAAAATGGTTAGTATTGTTATGCTGCTTATGATTGTTTTTCTGTTCATACTCACATACCTGCAAATTTCATCCCAGAAAAATCTGCTGGAAGCTGAACTATCCAAACGCATTGAAATAATGAAAGAAAAGCTTACTGCAAAAGGAGAAAGCATAATAGCAAGTCTTAGCTATCAAATTGAAAAAGATATTGCAGGATATAATCTTTCAGGGGTTACGGAAAATATTTATGGCAGTGTTACGGAAAATAAAGAATTAATATATGCTGTTCTTGTCAATACATCCAATATTGTTTTTGTCCATACACTAAAGCCTGACCTGGCAGGAACTCAATTAGACAGCCCCTCAGACCAGGCAGGTTCTGCAGTTTCAGGCTTAACTGTTAAGGAATATAAAAAAGATAAAGATTCTTTTCTTAAAATAAGCAGTCCTGTCCAGATAAGCACTGAACCCTGGGGAGTTCTCCATATATTTTTATCGTTTGAAGACCTGGATAGAGAGATTGAAAATTCCAGGTCTAAAATAGATTATCAAACAAACCAGATGATTAAAAAAGCTGTATTTACATCATTATTATTTCTGGTAATTGCTTTTGCAGTTGTTTTATATTTTTCAACCCTTTTTTTAAGACCTCTAATATATCTGACAAACTCCGCCCATGAGCTTTCCAAAGGAAATTTTACACGTTCAATTCATATTAACAGAAAAGATGAAATCGGCATCCTGGCAGAAGCTATGCACAATATGATGATAAATCTCAGCAATATTATTGAGAAAAACATTATAACCTCGGAAAAGCTTTCATCAGCAGCTTTGGAACAAACTGCTTCTTTACAGGAAACCTCCTCACTGATGGAGGAAATGTCTTCCATGACTCTTATGAATGCGGAAAATGCAACCCAGGCTGATAATTTTATGAAACAAACCAGCCAGGTTGTTACAAGTGCAAATAAAACCATGACCCTTCTGGCAGGCTCAATAAATGAGGTTTCTGCTGCCAGTGAAGAAACTTTTAATATTATAAAAACCATTGATGAAATTGCTTTTCAAACCAATCTCCTGGCTTTGAATGCAGCAGTGGAAGCAGCCAGGGCAGGAGAAACCGGAGCAGGTTTTGCAGTTGTAGCTGACGAGGTAAGAAATCTGGCAATGCGTTCAGCAAAAGCTGCCAGAAATACTGCTGACCTGATTGAAAATACGGTAAAAAAAATCAAGGAAGGTTCCGAGCTTGCAAATACTGCGGATCAGGGCTTTAAAAATGTTGCATCTAATGCAGCAAAGGTTGCAGACCTTGTAAGCGAAATCAGCCTGGCTTCAAAAGAACAGAAAACACGCATAGAACAAATAAACGGATCTGTTGCAAGAATGAATGAGGTTGTTCAGAAAAATGCAGCAAGGGCTGAAGAACTTTCTGATTCCATGTCTGTATTTAAAATTTAGCCCTGATTTTTACCAGTCAATCTGAATCCTGACAATCTTTTCCGCCTTGTTTTTTTAAAGAAGATATTTTTCTTCCCTTCCCAATAAATATAAATCCCTGACAATTTCAACCTCATGTCTGCAATAATTAATAATTTTCCTAATACGTCCCTGTTTCCATCATTTCAAACCTTATTGATTTATGAAAATCTTGATTCAAAACAAATGAAAGGAAAACTTTAATGACAACAAAAAAACTCCCAATAGGATTGTCGGATTTTAAAGAGTTGATAGAAAATGATTATTACTACATTGATAAAACAAAATATATCAAAGATATTATCAAATCCTCATCAAAAATACTCCTGCTGCCAAGACCCCGGCGCTTTGGCAAAACCTTAAACCTTAGTATGCTCAAATACTTTTTTGACAAAAGTCTGGAAAATCATAAAGAATTGTTCAAAGGATTAGAAATTGAAAAACACGATGTTTTTGAACTGCACCAGGGAAAATATCCTGTAATTTTCCTGACATTTAAAGACGTGAAACATTCCCAGTGGGAAGCATGTTTCAGCAGCATAAAAACGGCTGTAAAAAAAGAATATTCAAGGCACCGCTATCTCCTTGAAACAGATACTCTTTATCCTGAAGACAAAACCTATTTCCAGGATATTCTTTCATCAGAACTAAAAGAGACAGGCTGTGATCAGGCTTTATACAATTTAAGTGAATATCTCCACCGCCACTATAATGAAAAGGTTATTATTCTTATTGATGAATACGACACCCCCATCCATGCAGCCTACACTTATGGTTATTATAATAAACTGATTGAATTTATAAGAAACTTCCTCAGCGCAGGATTAAAAGACAATTCATTTTTATTTAAAGGAGTTTTAACCGGCATCCTCCGTGTTGCAAATGAATCCGTGTTTTCAGGCTTGAATAATCTCGGTGTTTATACACTTTTAGATAAGGAATTTAACACCTTTTTCGGATTTACAGAACCAGAGACAGCAAGAGTGCTGAAAGATTACGATCTGTCAAACAGGTTTAATGAAGTTTCCTCCTGGTATAACGGCTATAATTTCGGCGGGGAAATAATTTATAATCCCTGGTCAATTTTGCAGTTTACACACAGAAACCCTGATTTCCCTGCTCCATACTGGGTAAATACCGCAGACACGGGCATGATTGACCGGCTTGCAACAGGGGAAGGCAGGGAATTGAAAGAGGAAATAGGGCAGCTTCTTGAAGGAAACACCATAATAAAGCCGGTTTATGACAGCATTGTAATGAAAGACCTGGAAACAGGCGAAAACCTGATTTGGAGTTTCCTTCTTTTCAGCGGCTATCTAAAAACCGTAAAAAACATGGATTTTGAAACCTGGGAACTTAAAGTACCCAATGAGGAAGTGCGTTATATTTACAGGAATATGATACGGGTATGGTTTGACAGGAAGGTAAGATCAGCTTCTCTTGAAGAAATGACAAAAGCATTGCAGGAAGGCGATATAAAGCTGTTTGAAATCATGCTCCGTAAAGTCGTAATCCAGGTTATGAGCTATCACGATCTGGCTGGGGAACCTGAAAAGGTTTATCATGCACTTGTGCTTGGAATGCTTGTTTGGATGTCCTTTGCCTATGAAATCCGGTCAAACCGTGAATCTGGATACGGCAGATATGATATTATGATGAAACCAAGGGATTTAAAAAAGCACGGCATTATCATTGAATTTAAAATGATAGATGAGGAAAAAACCCCGGAGCATACCTTAAAAAAAGCAATGGAACAGATTGAAAAAAGAAAATACGCAGCAGAACTGGAAGCAGCAGGGGTAAAGGAAATTATTAAAATTGCCGTTGCATTTAAAGGCAAGGAACTTTGGCTTGAGCATAAAAGATAGCGATGCCTCACGGCAGCGCTTATTTCTGAACCAGGATTCACAGGATTAAAGGATTTAACTGGATTTTTTATCCTGGAAATCCTTAAACCCTGAAAATCCTGGTTCAGACAAAATAAACAGGCAAATAAACAATCAAAAAGAAAGGAGCATCCATGAAAATTAAACTATTAAAAAAACTACAAACCACCGTTTTAATCCTCTTTGTAATTTTCATTTATT from the Desulfonema limicola genome contains:
- a CDS encoding ABC transporter substrate-binding protein produces the protein MKKINFKYILFFACLFLAVIEPLYAGQPKILILNSNSEIEKYKIVQEEFKKTISNPFRDVDLGDIDRQYNMLSELKEYKADIIYCIGAKACSFANKHFDSPLVFSSIINWQRMSLPSAAYGVSNELNARMPIFMFRSIFPKIKKIGILYSKEYTLQWFNETRAQANELEINILGMAVSKNRAVRGLNEIINDIDALWLIPDPLVISEKKYLYEILDQCDKKKIPVFSYHNAFVNLGAVMSVSVDDPTIGRQAAGIVTELIAGETPSDKVQFPAGSNISLNLKKVKEYNLEYNRDALGLVNNILK
- a CDS encoding methyl-accepting chemotaxis protein; this translates as MKNSSGQTNQTSVKWGIKWKMVSIVMLLMIVFLFILTYLQISSQKNLLEAELSKRIEIMKEKLTAKGESIIASLSYQIEKDIAGYNLSGVTENIYGSVTENKELIYAVLVNTSNIVFVHTLKPDLAGTQLDSPSDQAGSAVSGLTVKEYKKDKDSFLKISSPVQISTEPWGVLHIFLSFEDLDREIENSRSKIDYQTNQMIKKAVFTSLLFLVIAFAVVLYFSTLFLRPLIYLTNSAHELSKGNFTRSIHINRKDEIGILAEAMHNMMINLSNIIEKNIITSEKLSSAALEQTASLQETSSLMEEMSSMTLMNAENATQADNFMKQTSQVVTSANKTMTLLAGSINEVSAASEETFNIIKTIDEIAFQTNLLALNAAVEAARAGETGAGFAVVADEVRNLAMRSAKAARNTADLIENTVKKIKEGSELANTADQGFKNVASNAAKVADLVSEISLASKEQKTRIEQINGSVARMNEVVQKNAARAEELSDSMSVFKI
- a CDS encoding AAA family ATPase; amino-acid sequence: MTTKKLPIGLSDFKELIENDYYYIDKTKYIKDIIKSSSKILLLPRPRRFGKTLNLSMLKYFFDKSLENHKELFKGLEIEKHDVFELHQGKYPVIFLTFKDVKHSQWEACFSSIKTAVKKEYSRHRYLLETDTLYPEDKTYFQDILSSELKETGCDQALYNLSEYLHRHYNEKVIILIDEYDTPIHAAYTYGYYNKLIEFIRNFLSAGLKDNSFLFKGVLTGILRVANESVFSGLNNLGVYTLLDKEFNTFFGFTEPETARVLKDYDLSNRFNEVSSWYNGYNFGGEIIYNPWSILQFTHRNPDFPAPYWVNTADTGMIDRLATGEGRELKEEIGQLLEGNTIIKPVYDSIVMKDLETGENLIWSFLLFSGYLKTVKNMDFETWELKVPNEEVRYIYRNMIRVWFDRKVRSASLEEMTKALQEGDIKLFEIMLRKVVIQVMSYHDLAGEPEKVYHALVLGMLVWMSFAYEIRSNRESGYGRYDIMMKPRDLKKHGIIIEFKMIDEEKTPEHTLKKAMEQIEKRKYAAELEAAGVKEIIKIAVAFKGKELWLEHKR